The Oxyura jamaicensis isolate SHBP4307 breed ruddy duck chromosome 5, BPBGC_Ojam_1.0, whole genome shotgun sequence region CCAGTGCCATTTGGTTAATAACTGTCTGGTTCCATGAATTGTGTCTTTAGTGCTGAGGGAATAGGTAGATTTTAGCTTCCCTCTGAGTTAACAAGAGAAAGCCTGTCTTCTCATTGGTACTGAGACAAGTGTTCCTCTCCCTGTCCTCTTCTTCAGGTGCCACTAAAGGAGTTCTGCTGTTTCCTGAGACTTACCCAGACAGTCAACATTCCCTTCTGGTCATATTGTAACCTCTCTCTGTACCAGAATTTgcttccccagggctcagctgTCAATACAAGGCCTAGGATATAGaaaggacacactgctggcatAAAATATGGAAGTGAGATGCTAAACCCCACATCTAATTATATTTTAGTCATTAAAGTACTTGAACTCATTGCAGTATTGTATATAGAGGAATTAATTGCACAGATACAGAAATACTCACCTGCAATGACATAAACAGATCAAACACACACCAGGAGGAAAAGATAGCATACACACATTAAATTGGACTTGGATACCCCAGGCAACGCCCCTGTGAAACTACCCAGCAAACCCCAAACAGCCCATAAGCAAAGTGGCCCTGCAGACAGAGATGCAGGGCTTCTCCACCAGAGCTGGCAGATGGCTGAGGCAATAAATAGATCCAAAAGAAGCCTGAAGGGGAACAGCACAAGGGATGCAGCAGCATTAACAATACATTGAAATAAGTAACAGGAaggaaagtaaaaggaaaaaaaaagactaaaactGATAGagatctttaatttaaaaactgagtAAGTTTATTCATTGGGAAAGTGCAACAAAATACCCCAGGGATAGAGCATTCCACACCAAcaattaaaattgcattaaaaagcaGATAGGAAGGTCTGAGTCTTAAAGAGAATGGGCACAAAAGCCagttctttcctttgtttcagtgtttttatctTTGGGTGACGGAGATAGTCAgtgattaatttcttttttaggtATTCAATTTACAACTTCATTGCTTCAACTTGCAAGTCATTGTTCCTTAAAGACGCTAGCTTGGGACTGCAGGACCATAATCAGCAGGCACTTAGAGGGGGCACTTTTGTAAGAATGAGGATGTAGGGCTCAGTCACATACTAACTGTTGGGAGGAGACCCAAATGGAATTACCAGGTGTTCTGAGCAAATATTGCCTCATAtcatttccctttaaaatttgaaatacgCAAAAAGTCCAGATTCACTCAAAACCAGTGTCTGCTGCAGCTGAGGGGGGTGCAAGCAGGCAAAAGGACAGCACAGAGCTACAGCAAACTTAGAGTATGTGGTGCTCAGGGGAGCTGCTAGTTTCTGATCACTGAACCAGCTTTTGCTGTAGAGATAATTCTCTTCAAAGTGCTGCAGGTAGGTTTCACAGCAACCTGCTCTCCCTCACCCTCATTAACGCACTTCAGGTGAGCTTTACTAGGCCAGTGGGCTTCTTTAATGCATACCAATTGTACCTTTTGCTGTCACTTTCTGCCCaatgatttcaaaatattttatgagcaTCACTGAACCAAGCTTGAAATTCCAACATACAGGTCAGAAAATAATAGAGAATACATAAAGGGAACCAAGTACAATGAACACCTGCAACAGAACTTCAACAGAGTTCATCTCCCGTGTCCCAGTCCTAAATGTATCCCTCTTTTCTGATTAagttctctcccttcctctcccaaCTTATTTCTTACAGCAAGAAGGACAGCATTGATTCTGCAGATGTTTCTTGAAGCCCATACAGACGGGTGACTATGATCGTATTAGTTCCCAACTCCAGACAGAGGTTGCCCATTCAGTCCACGCCAACACAGTCTCCTGGTCTCAGCTGTCAGTATTTGGTTTATGTCTCTTGGCTCTGTTGTTCTCCTGATGGTGACCATCTTCAGAGGGTGCTTGACCTTTTATGTCTGTTCCAGACTCCTCTGGAAATTTCTGACCCTCAGCCAACACCTGCCGAATAGTCATGTTAATGCGGGACGACTGCAAGTACTTGGCACAGACCTGCCAGTCCTCATCAGAGCTGTGCTCAATGACCGAGCCAGCAGGAAGGTCTGAAGAAAGTGCTTGGTCCAGGCACGAAGGCAAAGCTGTCCCTTCGGGGTTGGGAAGGACACGGGGGACAGCATGGTGCAGCAGACGGCTGAAGCCAGACATCACCATAATATCGCCACTGTGCATGAACATAGCTGTCGGGGCCTCCTCCCGCTTCAGGCCCCCAAGCAAAAATATGGAGGACTGCCCAAAACTGAAGATGGTATGACgatggagagagaagagaaaacaaattgaGCTATAGAATATTACATGTACAATAGGAGAATATTAGCAACGCTtacatttctttagaaaacaaacaaaaaaaaaccacccagaTGGACTCCTCATCTTGACTTTGTATCGAGAACATGGAAAGCAGACCAAGAGGCATGATTTAAGTTAGGTCAAGTGTGAACCTTAGTTCACAAACTGTCGCCTTGCCCAGTTTGAAGCTCTGCTGAGGTATTTCACGCTTTTTGATCAGTACTGAAATTGCCACTCTGCCACTTTAAAACAGAACTGTCCCCTGTGAAAGGAGCTCTTCCAAAAAAATGCCACATGCTATTCAAGCAGTCTTCATGAAACTTATGCCATTGCGCTGCAGCTTACTAATATTCAGGTCTTCAGAGAGTGAAGATTATATACCCAATTAGCAAACTACCTCACACCAACTTCCTGTAACCATATgcaactacagaaaaaaaataaaaatccaccaATCCTTCCACAACACTCACAATGCACTCACCTGAATGATAAAAGGGGCCGAGAATGGTCTAGTTCAGACTCGTCCACGTGAATTCCCAGCGAAGAATCAAAGTGATAGTAGTTCAAGATCCCCGCTTGGGCTTGGAAACCCTGGAACCCGCAGGCTGCAGCCACTTGTTCTGACAAGAATGCGAGGTCTGAGGGGAAAGGAGTGTGGTGATTTGCTGTGTACTTCTGGAAGAAggagaatgggaaaaaacaaacccaaaacatGAGGACAGCACATACAATTGAAAACAGATAGTGAATGTGATTTCACAAGTCTGGCTGACAGTCATAGAGAAGAACATCATATCTGCCTAGAGAATGACTGCAATGTAAGTGTAACTCCACAGCAAGTTTTCCTCTTACTGTTTAAGTCTGGGCCTATGCTGAAATTGGCAGAGTTAATAGTCTTGGATTTTAATTGTGGAgttaatcattattattaaacagGAAGTCAGTAAGATTAGTACCAACATCCTGAGAATCTATCACAGGTCACTTAGTCACCACCTAAAGCTTCTGATGGAGATTTCTTTATCTCGTCAACAGAACTCGGaaacaaacatct contains the following coding sequences:
- the ALKBH1 gene encoding nucleic acid dioxygenase ALKBH1; its protein translation is MAAGAAAAALGREGGEDAFRRLFRFYRQRDGSDLRGVVDFSAPGGQVFRSHLSISSVSDQDASRAGLQPVSRWKAYGLNGYPGFIFIRNPFLPGCQRHWVKQCLKLYTQKPNVCNLDLHMAPEKTIDLWGQSKEQLRRKGSSKCEPRSLLEKLRWVTLGYHYNWDTKKYTANHHTPFPSDLAFLSEQVAAACGFQGFQAQAGILNYYHFDSSLGIHVDESELDHSRPLLSFSFGQSSIFLLGGLKREEAPTAMFMHSGDIMVMSGFSRLLHHAVPRVLPNPEGTALPSCLDQALSSDLPAGSVIEHSSDEDWQVCAKYLQSSRINMTIRQVLAEGQKFPEESGTDIKGQAPSEDGHHQENNRAKRHKPNTDS